The genomic interval AACACCTTCCGTTTTGCATCATGTCCGCTTAAGCCTTTAAGCTGTGCCAGGTAAACCAACTGCTCCCATACCTTCATCTTCTTATACAACCCTCTCTCTTCAGGCATATATCCCATTTCTGAAGAATGTGATTCCTTCAAAGGCTGGCCATCGAATAATATGCTGCCTGAGTCGGCTGCAAGAATAGTTGTAATGATGCGGATAGTAGTGGTCTTTCCGGCTCCATTTGGACCCAACATTCCAAAGATCGTTTGCCTTGCCACAGTAAAGTCTACTTCATCAAGCGCCCTTGTTGATCCATAGGTCTTTACTACCTTGTTCAGTTCAAGAAACGACATCTTTTGAAAAATTAATTTGTCAAAGGTAGAAAAGCCCGGCTAAGAAAAGGCGTCCTGTGTTGATAATGACTCGGCAGAAAGCTTATCCCGTTATAATACAAATGGAGCTCATCAATCCCGGTATAGAAGTACGTGATGGTACCAGACCATCAATTTTTACCTGTGTCTTTGCTGTACTTTTCGCAGAGTGCCAGTTTAAAGTGCCACCGGAACCCAGCTGTGCTCCCGCTTATTGAACCATAAATTTCAATAAGATTTGGATCATGAATAGAAGAAGCATCAATCAGGCCACCGCTTTTAAGAAAATTTACTTCCTATTTTTAATATAGGTTGTTATTGCTTGATGAATTTTCGCAGATCGCGGCTTTTACCGTTATCTATTTCGACCTGGTATATTCCCTGAGGCCAATGATGAATATCAACCTGAACTATTGAATGAGATGTACCGGAATAAATCTTTTTTGAATACACAATCATTCCAATGGTGTTGCTTATAGTAATCAGGTTTGCATCTGTATTTTTAATCTCTATATTCAGCTGAGTGGATGCGGGTACCGGATAAACAGATATCAGACTTTTACCAATCTGATCAATATATAAAGCAACCGGAGTGGTGAATGTATCCGTTACAGAATAAGGAGAGCTTGCTGAGGCCGAATCAGAACAGATAGTAACTACCCGCCATTCGTAAGTGGTAGCAGGCACCAGGCCTGAAAGCAATACAGAAAAAGAATCTGCTGGAACTGACTGCCATTCGGCACTGCCCTTAGGACGATACTGTACCTGGTATGATATTGCACCCGACGCAGCACCCCAGCTAAGGAAGGTTTGAAGTGAGTCAGGAAATGATTGAAGAGTATATCCCGTAACCCTGCTGCATGGATCCCAAACATATTTATGAGCCCGATAGCTTTTTTGAGAAGTATCGTCAAAGCTCATCTCCCAGGTAATATTTCCATCCATGTCTACTTCAGTCATATCCGGTATGTCCTTTTTACTGTATACATCTCCCCAGCAAATGAAGGTATTACCATTTGGAAGGCGTTGTACGCTACCCGATGCACGGCCATATACTTTGCTGGTATCAAAACCCTTTATGCTGTCAGGCCTTATAACATCCGGATGTTCATAAAACCAAACGAGAGTAGCAATTTTATTTTTTTCATCTAAAGAGTATTCTTTTGCGCTGGAGCGCTGTTTAGGAAGATAGTCCCCATTATTATAAAGCGTAATGTTTCCATTGGCTATCCTGCGGATATCATGCTGATAGCTGAAGTGCTGTTTTATATTATCAATCTTAAAATCAAATTGGTTGTTTTCCCCTCCTAACCGCCAGATAATATTGCCGGTGCTGGTATTTATTTTGGTGATCTCAGAAAAGTTCCGGCTAGAGAGCAGAATATTACCATCATAATCCCGCTCAATTGCATTTGCATGTTCATAATCGACTATGCCATTTGTAAGCGATGTGTTCGAATCTGCATCCGTAACTTTAAAATAGTCAAAGCCATTCCATTGAAAGATTACATTTTTAGCACTGTCGAGCTCCTGTATTACAGCACCTTTTAACAGAGCGTTTGGCTGACCACCCGGAACAATCTGGCTCAAGTCCATAATCCGGTCGTCCGTTCCAATTAAAAAAGTATGCTTATCGGAATAACGAACCATGTCGTGGGCATTCGTTACAAAACCAATGCATTCAAAAGAATCGACCTGGTTAAAATTGGAATCGACTATAGCAAAATAGTTATTTATATAATCGTAATAGCTAAGATCACCATTGTAGTCTATCTTAAAATCATGACCTCTTAAACCAGCATCTTCAGCCCATACTACAGATCCATCATTGTTAATAATAGATGGATAATAGCTGCTGTCAGCAAGATCTTCTGACTGACTGCAATAAAAGAACTGGCCTTTTGCAGGATTATTATTGGTAGTAATTTTAAAAGTGGGCATTGAATCCAGATCCCCTAAAATAGGGTTGTTTCCTCTAGGAGATGTGTATAAATTGTGGTCTTCCTTTAAAGCATTTAAATCGCTGAGTCGTATTCTTTCTTCCTCTTCGGGGGTGGGTTGGTTTCTTATCTGAAAAGAAAAAGCTATTCCTTTTATCTTAGAACCATCTTTTTTCTTCAGGCCATCATTAATAACCACATTTACTGTTTCGCCCCAGGCATAAGGATTATCTGATTTAATGATAAGTGTTTTGTATTCAGAGAGGATAGGTGTCCAGGTATGAAGGCCGCTTAGTGAACCATGAATCTGTACCAGAGACGGGTTGCGAATGGAGGCAGCATCCAGCAAAGAGCCATTACGAAGTATAATCGTTTCATCAGGCAAATGATAAGTAGTTCCGGGCTTGGGAAACACGTATACAAATTGTGCCTGCGCCGTAAAAGCTGTGAGCCATACATACGCGCAAGTAATAAGGGTAAAAAAAAATTTCATGCTGAAAAAAATTCAAATGAATAAAGCAAGGAAGATAATTTTTTTAAGAATGGTTTTCACCTTTCATTGCAAATACAAAAAATAAAGCGTAAATCTTATAATTTATAATAAATATTCTTCGGGTGAGACTACGTCTTTTCAGGCGCAACTTTACGGCATAAAAGTGTAACCAAAAAATAATTTTTAATAGTTGGTAAGAAAGATAAAAGGATGATTGATAATTGATAATTAACTTGTTACTTGTTAAAAGATAACTTCAATGTACTACCATCAGCTTGTGATATTCTATTTTATTCCGATACTGAATGGCAAATAAATAAAGTCCGTTAGGTACTAAACTCACATCAACCATCGATCGGGTTTTGCCTTTCTCAGGAATCAGGCTTTCGTACAACACCAGTTGCCCGTCCGAAGCATAGACTGAAATATTCCCCGGAACATCAAATTTATTTAAATTAAAGATCACTTTATCTGAAGCGGGGTTAGGATAAAGCGGGCCATCAAGATCGGCATCGGGTTCATAAAATGCTACAGGTAAACTTTCTACCATATGGCAATCAAAGTAACCCGCCGGAACGGTATCATTCAAAAGTGTCGTGAAGCTGTCCAGCTTATAGCGGTATTCATTTACTAATAATTGATAAGAGGGATTATTAATTTGGTTGGTGTCTTCCTTTGGATCCCGGGTTAAATCAAAAAATTCTTCGGCCGGGGCTGTACAGAAATAATGTATGTATTTATATTGCTTCGATCGCACTGCCCGAAAGTCAGGATAATTCTCCAGGGTATCTTGTATGAGCTCAATGTAAAAAGCATCACGCTGCTGAATTCCATCGTACAGATCCTTCAAAGAAAAGCCTGGCATTCCAAAGGTGTCGGGAATATCTG from Chitinophagales bacterium carries:
- a CDS encoding aryl-sulfate sulfotransferase, with amino-acid sequence MKFFFTLITCAYVWLTAFTAQAQFVYVFPKPGTTYHLPDETIILRNGSLLDAASIRNPSLVQIHGSLSGLHTWTPILSEYKTLIIKSDNPYAWGETVNVVINDGLKKKDGSKIKGIAFSFQIRNQPTPEEEERIRLSDLNALKEDHNLYTSPRGNNPILGDLDSMPTFKITTNNNPAKGQFFYCSQSEDLADSSYYPSIINNDGSVVWAEDAGLRGHDFKIDYNGDLSYYDYINNYFAIVDSNFNQVDSFECIGFVTNAHDMVRYSDKHTFLIGTDDRIMDLSQIVPGGQPNALLKGAVIQELDSAKNVIFQWNGFDYFKVTDADSNTSLTNGIVDYEHANAIERDYDGNILLSSRNFSEITKINTSTGNIIWRLGGENNQFDFKIDNIKQHFSYQHDIRRIANGNITLYNNGDYLPKQRSSAKEYSLDEKNKIATLVWFYEHPDVIRPDSIKGFDTSKVYGRASGSVQRLPNGNTFICWGDVYSKKDIPDMTEVDMDGNITWEMSFDDTSQKSYRAHKYVWDPCSRVTGYTLQSFPDSLQTFLSWGAASGAISYQVQYRPKGSAEWQSVPADSFSVLLSGLVPATTYEWRVVTICSDSASASSPYSVTDTFTTPVALYIDQIGKSLISVYPVPASTQLNIEIKNTDANLITISNTIGMIVYSKKIYSGTSHSIVQVDIHHWPQGIYQVEIDNGKSRDLRKFIKQ